A region of Lichenibacterium dinghuense DNA encodes the following proteins:
- the ctrA gene encoding response regulator transcription factor CtrA, with amino-acid sequence MRVLLIEDDSATAQSIELMLKSENFNVYTTDLGEEGIDLGKLYDYDIILLDLNLPDMSGYEVLRTLRVAKVKTPILILSGLAGIEDKVKGLGFGADDYLTKPFHKDELVARIHAIVRRSKGHAQSVIATGDLIVNLDQKTVEVGGARVHLTGKEYQMLELLSLRKGTTLTKEMFLNHLYGGMDEPELKIIDVFICKLRKKLANASHGRNFIETVWGRGYVLREPTEADNRITA; translated from the coding sequence ATGCGCGTTCTCCTGATCGAAGACGACAGCGCTACCGCGCAGAGCATCGAGCTGATGCTGAAGTCCGAGAACTTCAACGTCTACACGACCGACCTCGGCGAGGAAGGCATCGACCTCGGCAAGCTGTATGACTACGACATCATCCTGCTCGACCTGAACCTGCCCGACATGTCGGGCTACGAGGTGCTGCGCACGCTGCGGGTCGCCAAGGTGAAGACGCCGATCCTGATCCTGTCCGGCCTCGCCGGCATCGAGGACAAGGTGAAGGGCCTCGGCTTCGGCGCCGACGACTACCTCACCAAGCCGTTCCACAAGGACGAGCTCGTCGCCCGCATCCACGCCATCGTGCGCCGCTCGAAGGGCCACGCCCAGTCGGTGATCGCGACCGGCGACCTCATCGTCAACCTCGACCAGAAGACCGTCGAGGTCGGCGGCGCCCGCGTGCACCTGACCGGCAAGGAATACCAGATGCTGGAGCTGCTCTCGCTCCGGAAGGGCACGACCCTGACCAAGGAGATGTTCCTCAACCACCTCTACGGCGGCATGGACGAGCCCGAGCTGAAGATCATCGACGTGTTCATCTGCAAGCTGCGCAAGAAGCTCGCCAACGCGAGCCACGGCCGCAACTTCATCGAGACCGTGTGGGGCCGCGGCTACGTGCTGCGCGAGCCGACCGAGGCCGACAACCGCATCACCGCCTGA
- a CDS encoding flagellar export protein FliJ: MKSRDHLIRLKRFQVDERRRRVAQIESMIADFARMVVDLDREIASEEQRSGISDPNHYAYPTFARAAVARRDNLKRSSGELKDQLDEARGLLGEAQEELKKVESLDGREKMPAIEAATRDVGMARLARA, from the coding sequence GTGAAGTCGCGGGATCACCTCATCCGCCTCAAACGTTTTCAAGTTGATGAGCGGCGCCGTCGCGTGGCGCAGATCGAGTCCATGATCGCGGATTTCGCGCGCATGGTGGTCGATCTCGACCGCGAGATCGCGTCCGAGGAACAGCGTTCGGGTATCTCGGACCCGAACCACTACGCCTATCCCACCTTCGCCCGCGCCGCGGTGGCGCGACGCGACAACCTCAAGCGCTCCTCGGGCGAGCTGAAGGACCAGCTCGACGAGGCCAGGGGGCTGCTCGGCGAAGCCCAGGAGGAGCTGAAGAAGGTCGAGAGCCTCGACGGGCGGGAGAAGATGCCCGCCATCGAGGCCGCGACCCGCGACGTCGGGATGGCGCGCCTGGCGCGGGCCTGA
- the cax gene encoding calcium/proton exchanger, which yields MLALLPLAAVPLSAALRYGVGASPLWVFVVASVGVMALAYHISEATETVAETAGPAVGGLLNVSFGSVAELVLAVFVLADGQAAVVRAQITGSIIGTGLLGLGLAILVGGLTRERQTFKRERAGLLSSLLIVVLIALLLPAVFDMVVRANPKGADVALSDEHLSLGVAVVLLTLYAGNLVYTLITHRDVFSRQGGGAGGEAAEGGEGAGGLWKPLGIMIGGTAVLAFEAELVSGALEATATQLHLSPLFLGVVVLALVGTSADLFAAALFAHRDRMGLVMDICIGSAIQVALVVAPLLVVASFLLGRPMTLVFANPLDLFAIAATAFAVNAVAADGETTWFEGLLLVGVYALLALAFLFAG from the coding sequence ATGCTCGCCCTGCTCCCCCTCGCCGCCGTGCCGCTGTCGGCCGCGCTCCGCTACGGCGTGGGCGCGTCGCCGCTCTGGGTCTTCGTCGTCGCCTCGGTCGGCGTCATGGCCTTGGCCTACCACATCAGCGAGGCGACCGAGACCGTCGCCGAGACGGCCGGCCCGGCGGTCGGCGGCCTGCTCAACGTCAGCTTCGGCTCGGTGGCCGAACTCGTGCTCGCGGTGTTCGTGCTGGCGGACGGCCAGGCCGCCGTGGTGCGGGCCCAGATCACGGGCTCGATCATCGGCACGGGCCTGCTCGGCCTCGGCCTCGCCATCCTGGTCGGGGGCCTGACGCGCGAGCGCCAGACCTTCAAGCGCGAGCGGGCCGGCCTCCTGTCGAGCCTGCTCATCGTGGTGCTGATCGCGCTGCTGCTGCCCGCGGTCTTCGACATGGTGGTGCGGGCGAACCCCAAGGGCGCCGACGTCGCCCTGTCGGACGAGCACCTCAGCCTCGGCGTGGCGGTCGTGCTGCTGACGCTCTACGCCGGCAACCTCGTCTACACGCTGATCACCCACCGCGACGTGTTCTCGCGGCAGGGGGGAGGAGCGGGCGGCGAGGCTGCCGAGGGCGGCGAGGGGGCCGGCGGCCTGTGGAAGCCGCTCGGCATCATGATCGGCGGCACCGCCGTTCTGGCCTTCGAGGCCGAACTCGTCTCGGGCGCGCTCGAGGCCACGGCGACGCAGCTCCACCTGTCGCCGCTGTTCCTCGGCGTGGTGGTGCTGGCGCTGGTCGGCACCTCGGCGGACCTGTTCGCCGCGGCGCTGTTCGCCCACCGCGACCGCATGGGCCTCGTGATGGACATCTGCATCGGCTCCGCCATCCAGGTCGCCCTGGTGGTGGCGCCGTTGCTCGTCGTGGCGTCCTTCCTGCTCGGGCGGCCGATGACGCTGGTCTTCGCGAACCCGCTCGACCTGTTCGCCATCGCGGCCACGGCCTTCGCGGTGAATGCCGTGGCGGCCGACGGGGAAACGACGTGGTTCGAGGGGCTGCTGCTCGTCGGCGTCTACGCGCTGCTGGCGCTGGCCTTCCTGTTCGCGGGCTGA